The Calditrichota bacterium DNA segment AGCCCCGTGGAACACGCGAGCATTATCGCGAGGAGTAACGTAACGGACTTCATTCCAACTCTCCAGATATTGGAATTGATTATGCAATAGAGCGGTCGAATCCGCTCCGGTTATTCCTCAATAATGCTGACCGCACTGCGGCCACGATAGGATTCGAATACAACCCGACCGGACGATAGAGCGAACAGAGTGTCGTCCTTACCGATTCCAACGTTGCGTCCGGGGTGCACTTTGGTACCGCGCTGC contains these protein-coding regions:
- a CDS encoding 50S ribosomal protein L27, which codes for QRGTKVHPGRNVGIGKDDTLFALSSGRVVFESYRGRSAVSIIEE